In Brassica rapa cultivar Chiifu-401-42 chromosome A06, CAAS_Brap_v3.01, whole genome shotgun sequence, a single window of DNA contains:
- the LOC103872096 gene encoding phosphate transporter PHO1 homolog 3 isoform X2, whose amino-acid sequence MKFGKEFSSQMVPEWQQAYMDYDYLKTLLKDKNHQGGGLNRKMTLYRAFSGLVSTPGRHRRGNPHDVEEGIQLTGTTTTSGPILVNNTADRGYETTFLMAAEEGGEYELVFFRRLDDEFNKVNKFYKEKVDEVLKEAVVLNKQMDALIAFRVKVENPEGWGWDERAVEITRLASDIATSAAAISASTPAGAKSMKVRSQAHMEAIQEGGSSKAGQLEDDEEEEEEEAQAEIVASVSTGASTTRMRAARPAPLDVLDRVTINNTKETPRSTIKRVLQVSKQTDLKFSRENLMKVEEKLRSAFIVFYQKLRLLKSYSFLNVLAFSKVLKKYDKITSRDATKPYMKVVDSSYLGSSDEVVRLMERVEATFIKHFANANRTKGMNILRPKAKRERHRLTFSTGFTAGCVFSLIVALAAIIRTRNLLQEEGQKQYMNTMFPLYSFFGFIVLHIIMYAANVYYWRRYKVNYSFIFGFKQGTELGYRQVLLVGFSIGVFALLCVLANLDMEANPKTKDYKTFTELLPLFLLLAMFVVLILPFNFFYRSSRFFFLTCLFHCLAAPLYKVTLPDFFLGDQLTSQVQALRSIEFYICYYGWGDFRHRKNTCNKSGVYNTFLFIVAVIPYASRLLQCLRRLFEEKNPEQGWNGLKYFLTIVAVCLRTAYSIQKGQIAWRVLAAISSAAAAVFSTYWDFIHDWGLLNRTSKNRWLRDKLLIPQKKVYFIAMILNVLLRFAWIQTILDFNFSFMHRQTMVTVVASLEIIRRGIWNFFRLENEHLNNVGKYRAFKSVPLPFNYDEDEDKDD is encoded by the exons ATGAAGTTCGGGAAGGAGTTTTCGTCTCAGATGGTACCGGAGTGGCAACAAGCTTACATGGACTACGATTATCTCAAAACCCTTCTCAAAGA CAAGAATCATCAAGGCGGAGGATTAAACCGGAAGATGACTCTTTACCGAGCGTTTAGCGGTTTAGTCTCGACTCCGGGAAGACATAGACGCGGCAATCCTCACGACGTAGAGGAAGGGATACAGCTGACAGGGACGACGACGACGTCAGGGCCGATTCTTGTGAACAACACTGCGGACCGCGGCTACGAGACGACGTTTCTGATGGCGgcggaggaaggaggagagtaCGAGCTGGTGTTTTTCCGGAGACTAGACGACGAGTTCAATAAAGTGAATAAGTTTTACAAAGAGAAAGTGGACGAAGTGTTGAAAGAAGCTGTGGTGCTTAACAAACAGATGGACGCTTTGATCGCGTTTCGTGTTAAAGTTGAGAATCCAGAAGGGTGGGGATGGGATGAACGAGCGGTGGAGATCACTCGCTTGGCTTCCGACATCGCTACTTCCGCGGCGGCTATCTCCGCTTCTACTCCCGCCGGAGCTAAATCCA TGAAAGTTCGAAGTCAAGCTCACATGGAGGCAATACAGGAAGGAGGGTCGAGCAAAGCTGGTCAAttagaagatgatgaagaggaagaagaagaagaagcgcaAGCAGAAATTGTAGCCTCGGTGTCTACCGGAGCTAGCACGACCAGGATGAGAGCGGCGAGACCAGCTCCGTTAGATGTACTAGATCGAGTGACGATCAACAACACCAAAGAGACGCCTCGTTCCACCATCAAGAGAGTTCTCCAGGTCTCGAAGCAGACCGACTTGAAATTCAGCAGAGAAAACTTGATGAAAGTCGAGGAGAAACTGAGGAGCGCTTTCATCGTGTTTTATCAGAAGCTTAGGCTTCTCAAGAGCTATAG CTTTTTGAATGTATTGGCGTTCTCTAAGGTGTTGAAGAAGTATGATAAG ATAACTTCGAGGGATGCAACGAAGCCTTACATGAAAGTGGTTGATAGTTCATACCTCGGAAGCTCTGATGAA GTTGTGCGACTCATGGAGCGTGTTGAAGCTACATTCATAAAGCATTTTGCAAATGCTAACCGAACCAAAGGAATGAACATTTTACGGCCTAAAGCGAAACGAGAAAGACACAGACTTACATTCTCCACAG GTTTCACTGCAGGATGCGTTTTCTCTCTTATAGTAGCTCTTGCGGCTATCATTCGCACGCGAAATCTCTTGCAGGAGGAAGGCCAGAAGCAGTACATGAATACTATGTTCCCTCTTTATAG ctttTTCGGATTTATCGTGCTGCATATTATAATGTATGCTGCTAATGTATACTACTGGAGGCGATACAAAGTAAACTATTCCTTCATATTTGGGTTCAAGCAAGGAACTGAACTTGGATACAGACAAGTCCTGCTTGTGGGTTTCAGCATTGGAGTCTTTGCGTTGCTTTGCGTTCTTGCCAATCTTGACATGGAGGCTAATCCCAAAACTAAAGACTATAAAACATTCACCGAACTTCTTCCTCTTTTCCTACTTCTT GCCATGTTTGTGGTTCTAATCCTGCCATTCAACTTCTTTTACCGGTCGAGTCGCTTTTTCTTCCTCACTTGTCTGTTTCATTGCCTCGCCGCTCCTCTTTACAAGGTAACACTGCCTGATTTCTTCTTGGGAGATCAATTGACTAGCCAGGTTCAAGCTCTTAGAAGCATCGAGTTCTACATATGTTACTATGGTTGGGGAGACTTCAGACACAGAAAAAACACGTGTAACAAATCTGGTGTGTACAACACTTTCTTATTCATTGTTGCTGTCATCCCTTATGCCTCTCGCCTCCTTCAG TGCCTGAGACGTTTGTTCGAAGAGAAAAACCCCGAGCAAGGGTGGAATGGACTCAAGTACTTCTTGACTATAGTGGCAGTTTGCTTGAGAACTGCTTATAGTATCCAGAAAGGTCAAATCGCTTGGAGGGTTTTAGCCGCTATCTCCTCAGCTGCAGCTGCAGTATTCAGTACTTACTGGGACTTTATCCATGATTGGGGTCTTCTAAATCGGACATCAAAAAACCGCTGGCTTCGTGATAAACTCCTCATTCCCCAAAAGAAAGTATACTTCATCGCCATG ATTTTGAATGTCCTGCTGAGATTTGCATGGATCCAAACGATTCTGGATTTCAACTTCTCCTTCATGCACAGACAGACAATGGTTACTGTTGTTGCTAGTCTTGAGATCATTCGTCGTGGTATATGGAATTTCTTCAG GTTAGAGAACGAGCATTTGAACAATGTCGGAAAATACCGAGCTTTCAAGTCGGTTCCACTACCGTTCAACtacgatgaagatgaagataaaGACGATTAG
- the LOC103872096 gene encoding phosphate transporter PHO1 homolog 3 isoform X1 yields MKFGKEFSSQMVPEWQQAYMDYDYLKTLLKEIIRFKLRTNNAPTRGGAKNHQGGGLNRKMTLYRAFSGLVSTPGRHRRGNPHDVEEGIQLTGTTTTSGPILVNNTADRGYETTFLMAAEEGGEYELVFFRRLDDEFNKVNKFYKEKVDEVLKEAVVLNKQMDALIAFRVKVENPEGWGWDERAVEITRLASDIATSAAAISASTPAGAKSMKVRSQAHMEAIQEGGSSKAGQLEDDEEEEEEEAQAEIVASVSTGASTTRMRAARPAPLDVLDRVTINNTKETPRSTIKRVLQVSKQTDLKFSRENLMKVEEKLRSAFIVFYQKLRLLKSYSFLNVLAFSKVLKKYDKITSRDATKPYMKVVDSSYLGSSDEVVRLMERVEATFIKHFANANRTKGMNILRPKAKRERHRLTFSTGFTAGCVFSLIVALAAIIRTRNLLQEEGQKQYMNTMFPLYSFFGFIVLHIIMYAANVYYWRRYKVNYSFIFGFKQGTELGYRQVLLVGFSIGVFALLCVLANLDMEANPKTKDYKTFTELLPLFLLLAMFVVLILPFNFFYRSSRFFFLTCLFHCLAAPLYKVTLPDFFLGDQLTSQVQALRSIEFYICYYGWGDFRHRKNTCNKSGVYNTFLFIVAVIPYASRLLQCLRRLFEEKNPEQGWNGLKYFLTIVAVCLRTAYSIQKGQIAWRVLAAISSAAAAVFSTYWDFIHDWGLLNRTSKNRWLRDKLLIPQKKVYFIAMILNVLLRFAWIQTILDFNFSFMHRQTMVTVVASLEIIRRGIWNFFRLENEHLNNVGKYRAFKSVPLPFNYDEDEDKDD; encoded by the exons ATGAAGTTCGGGAAGGAGTTTTCGTCTCAGATGGTACCGGAGTGGCAACAAGCTTACATGGACTACGATTATCTCAAAACCCTTCTCAAAGAAATCATCCGCTTCAAACTCAGAACCAACAATGCACCTACTCGTGGTGGCGCCAAGAATCATCAAGGCGGAGGATTAAACCGGAAGATGACTCTTTACCGAGCGTTTAGCGGTTTAGTCTCGACTCCGGGAAGACATAGACGCGGCAATCCTCACGACGTAGAGGAAGGGATACAGCTGACAGGGACGACGACGACGTCAGGGCCGATTCTTGTGAACAACACTGCGGACCGCGGCTACGAGACGACGTTTCTGATGGCGgcggaggaaggaggagagtaCGAGCTGGTGTTTTTCCGGAGACTAGACGACGAGTTCAATAAAGTGAATAAGTTTTACAAAGAGAAAGTGGACGAAGTGTTGAAAGAAGCTGTGGTGCTTAACAAACAGATGGACGCTTTGATCGCGTTTCGTGTTAAAGTTGAGAATCCAGAAGGGTGGGGATGGGATGAACGAGCGGTGGAGATCACTCGCTTGGCTTCCGACATCGCTACTTCCGCGGCGGCTATCTCCGCTTCTACTCCCGCCGGAGCTAAATCCA TGAAAGTTCGAAGTCAAGCTCACATGGAGGCAATACAGGAAGGAGGGTCGAGCAAAGCTGGTCAAttagaagatgatgaagaggaagaagaagaagaagcgcaAGCAGAAATTGTAGCCTCGGTGTCTACCGGAGCTAGCACGACCAGGATGAGAGCGGCGAGACCAGCTCCGTTAGATGTACTAGATCGAGTGACGATCAACAACACCAAAGAGACGCCTCGTTCCACCATCAAGAGAGTTCTCCAGGTCTCGAAGCAGACCGACTTGAAATTCAGCAGAGAAAACTTGATGAAAGTCGAGGAGAAACTGAGGAGCGCTTTCATCGTGTTTTATCAGAAGCTTAGGCTTCTCAAGAGCTATAG CTTTTTGAATGTATTGGCGTTCTCTAAGGTGTTGAAGAAGTATGATAAG ATAACTTCGAGGGATGCAACGAAGCCTTACATGAAAGTGGTTGATAGTTCATACCTCGGAAGCTCTGATGAA GTTGTGCGACTCATGGAGCGTGTTGAAGCTACATTCATAAAGCATTTTGCAAATGCTAACCGAACCAAAGGAATGAACATTTTACGGCCTAAAGCGAAACGAGAAAGACACAGACTTACATTCTCCACAG GTTTCACTGCAGGATGCGTTTTCTCTCTTATAGTAGCTCTTGCGGCTATCATTCGCACGCGAAATCTCTTGCAGGAGGAAGGCCAGAAGCAGTACATGAATACTATGTTCCCTCTTTATAG ctttTTCGGATTTATCGTGCTGCATATTATAATGTATGCTGCTAATGTATACTACTGGAGGCGATACAAAGTAAACTATTCCTTCATATTTGGGTTCAAGCAAGGAACTGAACTTGGATACAGACAAGTCCTGCTTGTGGGTTTCAGCATTGGAGTCTTTGCGTTGCTTTGCGTTCTTGCCAATCTTGACATGGAGGCTAATCCCAAAACTAAAGACTATAAAACATTCACCGAACTTCTTCCTCTTTTCCTACTTCTT GCCATGTTTGTGGTTCTAATCCTGCCATTCAACTTCTTTTACCGGTCGAGTCGCTTTTTCTTCCTCACTTGTCTGTTTCATTGCCTCGCCGCTCCTCTTTACAAGGTAACACTGCCTGATTTCTTCTTGGGAGATCAATTGACTAGCCAGGTTCAAGCTCTTAGAAGCATCGAGTTCTACATATGTTACTATGGTTGGGGAGACTTCAGACACAGAAAAAACACGTGTAACAAATCTGGTGTGTACAACACTTTCTTATTCATTGTTGCTGTCATCCCTTATGCCTCTCGCCTCCTTCAG TGCCTGAGACGTTTGTTCGAAGAGAAAAACCCCGAGCAAGGGTGGAATGGACTCAAGTACTTCTTGACTATAGTGGCAGTTTGCTTGAGAACTGCTTATAGTATCCAGAAAGGTCAAATCGCTTGGAGGGTTTTAGCCGCTATCTCCTCAGCTGCAGCTGCAGTATTCAGTACTTACTGGGACTTTATCCATGATTGGGGTCTTCTAAATCGGACATCAAAAAACCGCTGGCTTCGTGATAAACTCCTCATTCCCCAAAAGAAAGTATACTTCATCGCCATG ATTTTGAATGTCCTGCTGAGATTTGCATGGATCCAAACGATTCTGGATTTCAACTTCTCCTTCATGCACAGACAGACAATGGTTACTGTTGTTGCTAGTCTTGAGATCATTCGTCGTGGTATATGGAATTTCTTCAG GTTAGAGAACGAGCATTTGAACAATGTCGGAAAATACCGAGCTTTCAAGTCGGTTCCACTACCGTTCAACtacgatgaagatgaagataaaGACGATTAG
- the LOC103872099 gene encoding probable fucosyltransferase 7: protein MSVYIINYFKSPIKFLWDLSMKRKLLLTVGTCLVLWSVMLVSFSNVFKHHLLGAIVNGSNDSDKPRDKLLEGLLTADFDEPFCLSRYQSSLYRKSSAYKPSQYLVSKLRSYEKLHQRCGPDTEAYKQATKNLGYDDENYANKSVGECKYIVWVAVYGLGNRILTLASVFLYALLTERVVLVDQSKDISDLFCEPFPGTSWLLPSDFPLMKQIDGYDKGYSRCYGTMLKNQTINSTSIPPHLYLHILHDSRDEDKMFFCQKDQTIIDKVPWLIVKANVYFVPSLWFNPTFQTELIKLFPQKETVFYHLAGYLFHPTNQVWGMVTRSYDAYLSRADETLGIQVRVFSRRAGYLQHVMNQIVACTQREKLLPGLATHESQVTNTSRTRSKKLKAVLVTSLYPEYSNNLKNMYWERPTSTGDIIEVYQPSGERFQQTDKKLHDQKALAEMYLLSLTDNIVTSARSTFGYVAHSLGGLKPWLLYQPTRGKTPDPPCVRAVSMEPCFLTPPTHGCGAKKRVNSAKVVPFVRHCEDLRHDGLKLFDDPKNEL from the exons ATGTCAGTGTATATCATCAACTATTTCAAGTCTCCAATTAAGTTTTTGTGGGATTTGAGTATGAAGAGGAAGCTTTTGTTAACAGTCGGCACTTGCTTAGTACTTTGGTCGGTGATGTTAGTATCTTTTTCAAACGTCTTCAAACACCACCTTCTTGGCGCTATAGTCAACG gTTCAAATGATTCCGACAAACCTAGGGATAAACTGTTAGAAGGTCTCTTAACAGCAGATTTCGATGAACCTTTTTGCTTAAGTAGGTATCAGTCTTCCTTGTATCGCAAGTCATCTGCTTACAAGCCTTCTCAATATCTTGTCTCTAAGCTTAGAAGCTATGAGAAGCTTCACCAGCGTTGCGGTCCAGACACAGAAGCTTACAAGCAAGCAACAAAGAATCTTGGTTATGATGATGAGAATTATGCAAACAAGTCCGTTGGTGAATGCAAATACATTGTGTGGGTCGCGGTTTACGGTCTTGGAAACAGAATACTAACTCTTGCCTCAGTCTTCCTCTACGCGCTCTTGACAGAGAGAGTTGTCCTTGTTGATCAAAGCAAAGACATAAGTGATCTCTTCTGCGAGCCGTTTCCAGGTACGTCATGGTTACTCCCTAGTGACTTTCCATTAATGAAGCAGATTGATGGCTACGACAAAGGATACTCTCGCTGTTACGGAACAATGTTGAAGAATCAAACCATTAACTCGACTTCAATCCCGCCTCATCTCTATCTTCACATCCTACATGATTCAAGAGATGAGGACAAGATGTTCTTCTGCCAAAAGGATCAAACCATAATCGATAAAGTCCCTTGGTTGATTGTCAAAGCCAATGTCTACTTTGTTCCATCTCTATGGTTTAATCCAACATTCCAAACCGAACTAATCAAGCTATTCCCGCAGAAAGAAACCGTCTTCTACCACCTGGCTGGTTATCTTTTTCACCCGACGAATCAAGTTTGGGGTATGGTCACAAGATCCTACGATGCTTACTTATCAAGAGCAGACGAAACACTTGGGATACAAGTAAGGGTTTTCAGCAGACGCGCTGGTTATTTGCAGCACGTCATGAACCAGATTGTAGCATGTACACAAAGGGAGAAACTGTTGCCTGGACTTGCTACACATGAATCACAAGTCACCAATACATCAAGAACAAGAAGCAAGAAACTTAAAGCTGTTCTTGTCACATCTCTCTATCCAGAGTACTCCAATAACCTCAAGAATATGTATTGGGAACGGCCAACTTCGACAGGAGACATAATAGAAGTGTATCAGCCAAGTGGAGAAAGGTTTCAGCAAACAGACAAGAAGCTTCACGACCAAAAGGCGCTAGCTGAGATGTATCTTTTGAGTTTAACTGATAACATTGTCACAAGCGCAAGGTCTACGTTTGGATATGTTGCTCATAGTCTTGGAGGGTTAAAGCCATGGTTACTCTATCAACCAACGAGAGGTAAAACTCCTGATCCACCATGTGTTCGTGCTGTATCCATGGAGCCTTGTTTCCTTACCCCTCCCACTCATGGATGTGGAGCTAAAAAGAGAGTTAACTCCGCCAAAGTCGTTCCTTTTGTTAGACATTGTGAGGATCTTAGGCATGACGGGCTTAAACTATTTGATGATCCTAAAAATGAGTTATAG
- the LOC103872097 gene encoding phosphate transporter PHO1 homolog 3, with amino-acid sequence MKFGKEFSSQMVPEWQQAYMDYGSLKKSLKEIIGFKLGQPADAPTRSGANNHHGGGLHRRMTLYKTFSGLLSIQGRQRHGHSHDVEEGLQMTATTGPILVETNADGSYETTFLMLNEKGGEYELVFFRRLDEEFNKVSKFYKEEVDKVSKEEKELNKQMEALIAFRAKVENQEGSRWRLQERGVEFTRLTSNIATSAAAIYASSPAGAKSKEVGSQAHMETIEEGESSRAGTGKLKDDEEAEDNGAREEPDEVNKSRTRAARPARLDILDGVRINNTVETPRSTFRGILKVPKPTELIYNRENLKKAEQMLIEAFSVFYQKLRLLKSYSFLNVKAVSKILKKYDKITSRDATKPYMKMVDSSYLGSSDEVVRLMEHVEATFIKHFANANRTKGMNILRPKAKRERHRLTFSTGFSAGCIFSLIVALAAIIRTRNLLQEEGQAQYMDTMFPLYSLFGFIVLHIIMFAGNIYYWRRYKVNYSFIFGFKEGTELGYRQVLLVAFSTGVLALLCVLANLDMEVDPVTKDYQAFTELLPLILLLGIFAVLVMPFNFFYRSNRIFFLTCLFHCMAAPLYKVTLPDFFLGDQLTSQVQALRSIEFYICYYGWGDFRHRNNTCNKSGAYKGFFFIVAVIPYVSRLLQCLRRLFEEENPEQGWNGLKYFLTIVAICLRTAYSIQQGQIAWRVLAAISSAAAAIFCTYWDFIHDWGLLKRTSKNRWLRDKLLIPQKKVYFIAMILNVLLRFAWIQTVMDFNFSFMHKQTMVAVVASLEIIRRGIWNFFRLENEHLNNVGKYRAFKSVPLPFNYDKDEDKDD; translated from the exons ATGAAGTTCGGTAAGGAGTTTTCATCTCAGATGGTGCCAGAGTGGCAACAAGCTTACATGGATTACGGTTCTCTCAAAAAATCTCTCAAAGAAATCATCGGGTTCAAACTCGGACAACCAGCCGATGCACCTACTCGTAGTGGCGCCAATAATCATCACGGCGGAGGATTACACCGGAGAATGACTTTGTACAAGACGTTTAGCGGTTTACTCTCTATTCAGGGAAGACAAAGACACGGACATTCTCACGACGTGGAGGAAGGGTTACAAATGACGGCGACCACTGGGCCGATTCTGGTGGAGACCAACGCTGACGGCAGCTATGAAACTACGTTCCTGATGTTGAATGAGAAAGGAGGAGAGTACGAGTTGGTGTTTTTCCGGAGACTGGATGAGGAGTTCAATAAAGTGAGTAAGTTTTACAAAGAGGAAGTTGATAAAGTGTCGAAAGAGGAGAAGGAGCTTAACAAACAGATGGAAGCTTTGATAGCATTTCGTGCTAAAGTTGAGAATCAAGAAGGGAGTAGATGGCGATTGCAGGAACGTGGGGTTGAGTTCACTCGATTGACTTCCAACATCGCTACTTCCGCAGCGGCTATCTATGCTTCTTCTCCCGCGGGTGCTAAGTCCA aGGAAGTTGGAAGTCAAGCTCATATGGAGACAATAGAGGAAGGAGAGTCGAGCAGAGCTGGGACTGGGAAACtaaaagatgatgaagaagcaGAAGATAATGGAGCTAGAGAAGAGCCCGATGAAGTGAATAAGAGCAGGACGAGAGCAGCGAGACCAGCGCGGTTAGATATTCTGGATGGAGTGAGGATCAACAACACCGTAGAGACACCTCGTTCCACGTTTAGAGGAATTCTCAAAGTACCAAAGCCGACCGAGTTAATATATAACAGAGAAAATCTGAAGAAAGCCGAGCAGATGCTCATAGAAGCTTTCAGCGTGTTTTATCAAAAGCTTCGGCTTCTCAAAAGCTACAG CTTTTTGAATGTAAAGGCGGTCTCGAAGATATTGAAGAAGTACGATAAG ATAACTTCGAGGGATGCAACAAAGCCTTACATGAAAATGGTTGATAGTTCATACCTGGGAAGCTCTGATGAA GTTGTACGACTCATGGAGCATGTTGAAGCTACATTCATAAAACATTTTGCAAATGCTAATCGAACCAAAGGAATGAACATTTTACGGCCTAAAGCAAAACGAGAGAGACACAGACTTACATTCTCCACAG GTTTCTCGGCTGGATGCATATTCTCTCTTATAGTGGCTCTTGCTGCGATCATTCGCACGCGAAATCTCTTGCAGGAGGAAGGCCAGGCGCAATACATGGATACTATGTTCCCACTTTATAG CTTGTTCGGTTTTATTGTGTTGCACATCATCATGTTTGCGGGGAATATATACTATTGGAGGCGATACAAAGTAAACTATTCCTTCATATTTGGGTTCAAGGAAGGAACTGAACTGGGTTACAGACAAGTCCTCCTTGTGGCGTTCAGCACTGGCGTCCTTGCATTGCTTTGCGTTCTTGCAAATCTTGACATGGAGGTAGATCCTGTAACAAAAGACTATCAAGCATTCACCGAACTTCTTCCTCTGATCCTACTTCTT GGTATATTTGCGGTTTTAGTCATGCCATTCAACTTCTTTTACCGGTCCAATCGCATATTCTTCCTCACTTGTCTGTTTCATTGCATGGCCGCTCCTCTTTACAAA GTAACATTGCCTGATTTCTTCCTGGGAGATCAATTAACTAGCCAGGTTCAAGCTTTACGAAGCATCGAGTTCTACATCTGTTACTATGGTTGGGGCGACTTCAGACACCGAAACAACACTTGTAACAAGTCTGGTGCGTACAAAGGTTTCTTCTTCATTGTTGCTGTCATCCCTTATGTCTCTCGCCTCCTTCAG TGCCTGAGACGGCTGTTTGAAGAGGAAAACCCGGAGCAAGGATGGAACGGGCTCAAGTACTTCTTGACTATAGTGGCAATTTGCTTGAGAACTGCTTACAGTATTCAGCAAGGTCAAATCGCTTGGAGAGTTTTAGCAGCTATCTCTTCAGCTGCAGCTGCCATATTCTGCACTTACTGGGACTTTATCCATGATTGGGGTCTTCTAAAGCGGACATCCAAAAACCGTTGGCTTCGAGATAAACTCCTCATTCCTCAAAAGAAAGTATACTTCATCGCCATG ATTTTGAATGTCCTGCTGAGATTTGCATGGATTCAAACGGTTATGGACTTCAACTTCTCATTCATGCATAAACAGACGATGGTTGCTGTTGTTGCTAGTCTTGAGATCATTCGTCGTGGTATATGGAATTTCTTCAG GTTAGAGAACGAGCATTTGAACAATGTCGGGAAATACCGAGCCTTCAAGTCCGTTCCATTACCATTCAACTACGATAAAGATGAAGATAAAGACGATTAG